The following are encoded together in the Tripterygium wilfordii isolate XIE 37 chromosome 18, ASM1340144v1, whole genome shotgun sequence genome:
- the LOC119983664 gene encoding homeobox-leucine zipper protein ATHB-12-like, which translates to MTHSPENTIDIAVTRMLGEEEEEYSPSSESFSLMNTLRKKKSSKNNKGRFSDEQIESLESMFETETRLEPKKKLQFARELGLQPRQVAIWFQNKRARWKSKQLERDYTILRANYNSLASRFETLKIETQGLVLQLQRLKDMVQKSEEERECCRRSEGAPRSNEGELENGDFSKRESEVKPSLSMEISEHGLGVHSDDDGSIKTEYFGLDDEPNLMSMVEPAGNRNPLTSPEDWGSLESDNLFDQSSSGYQWWDFWS; encoded by the exons ATGACACACAGCCCAGAAAACACAATTGACATAGCTGTTACCAGAATGCttggggaagaagaagaagaatattcTCCTTCTTCGGAATCTTTTAGCCTCATGAACACactgagaaagaaaaagagcagCAAGAACAACAAGGGGAGATTTAGTGATGAGCAGATCGAGTCATTAGAGTCCATGTTTGAAACAGAGACTAGACTTGAACCCAAAAAGAAGTTGCAATTTGCGAGGGAACTTGGGTTGCAGCCTCGTCAGGTTGCGATTTGGTTTCAGAACAAGAGAGCGAGATGGAAGTCCAAGCAGCTTGAGCGAGACTACACCATATTAAGAGCTAATTACAACAGCCTCGCTTCACGATTCGAGACTCTAAAGATAGAGACGCAGGGTTTGGTTTTACAG TTGCAGAGACTGAAGGATATGGTTCAAAAGTCAGAAGAAGAGAGGGAGTGTTGCAGGCGAAGTGAAGGGGCACCGAGAAGCAATGAAGGGGAATTGGAGAATGGCGACTTCAGCAAGCGCGAATCGGAAGTGAAGCCGAGCTTGTCAATGGAAATATCAGAACATGGACTAGGAGTACATTCAGATGATGATGGCAGCATAAAAACAGAGTACTTTGGATTAGACGATGAACCAAACCTTATGAGTATGGTAGAACCAGCTGGTAATAGGAATCCATTGACATCACCAGAAGATTGGGGTAGTCTTGAATCTGATAATCTGTTTGACCAATCTAGTAGTGGTTATCAATGGTGGGATTTCTGGTCTTGA